From Coffea arabica cultivar ET-39 chromosome 2e, Coffea Arabica ET-39 HiFi, whole genome shotgun sequence, the proteins below share one genomic window:
- the LOC113730704 gene encoding cytochrome P450 77A2 has translation MDPPLSSSSLSPYYNTIFTALAFFLSGLVFLLSSKSKSKRLNLPPGPPGWPVVGNLFQVARSGKPFFQYVRDLLPKYGPIFTLKMGTRTMIIITSADLVYEALIEKGQIFSSRPRENPTRTIFSCNKFTVNAALYGPVWRSLRRNMVQNMLSATRLKGFKDARDSAMDKLIERIKSEAEATDGAVWVLKNARFAVFCILLSMCFGIEMDEKMIDTIDQMMKTVLLVLDPRLDDYLPLLSPFFSKQRKRVQEVRREQIELLVPFIEKRRNAIKNPGSDKTAASFSYLDTLFDLKIEGRKSAPSNPELVTLCSEFLNGGTDTTGTAIEWAIARMVENPDIQTKLYKEIKGVVGDRKVEEKDMERMPYLNAVVKELLRKHPPTYFSLTHAVIEPAKLGGYDIPTDTNVEIFLPTIAEDPKLWSDPAKFDPDRFLSGRDDADITGVTGVKMVPFGVGRRICPGLAMATVHVNLMLARMVQEFEWTAYPKDSKVDFSEKLEFTVVMKNTLRAHVKPRI, from the coding sequence ATGGATCCCCCCCTATCATCCTCATCACTTTCACCTTACTATAACACCATTTTCACAGCACTAGCTTTCTTTTTATCGGGCCTGGTTTTCTTGTTATCAAGCAAATCAAAATCCAAAAGGTTGAATTTGCCTCCAGGACCGCCTGGATGGCCTGTGGTTGGCAACCTCTTCCAAGTTGCTCGATCAGGGAAACCTTTTTTTCAGTACGTGAGAGATCTTTTGCCTAAATACGGTCCAATTTTCACTCTCAAGATGGGCACTAGAACCATGATAATCATCACCAGTGCTGACTTGGTATACGAAGCACTCATCGAAAAGGGTCAAATCTTTTCTAGCCGGCCTCGAGAGAATCCTACCAGGACCATCTTCAGCTGCAACAAATTCACGGTCAATGCTGCCCTTTACGGCCCTGTTTGGCGATCCCTGCGGCGAAACATGGTCCAGAATATGTTGAGTGCAACGCGGCTTAAGGGGTTCAAGGATGCAAGAGATAGCGCAATGGATAAACTGATTGAAAGAATTAAATCCGAGGCTGAAGCCACCGACGGTGCTGTTTGGGTGCTGAAAAATGCCCGATTCGCGGTCTTCTGCATACTATTATCTATGTGTTTTGGGATTGAAATGGACGAAAAGATGATTGATACGATCGATCAGATGATGAAGACTGTGTTGCTTGTTCTTGATCCAAGGTTAGACGATTATCTCCCACTTCTAAGCCCATTTTTCTCCAAGCAAAGAAAAAGAGTTCAAGAGGTCAGAAGAGAGCAAATTGAGCTACTCGTCCCATTCATTGAAAAGAGGAGAAATGCTATTAAGAATCCAGGATCAGATAAAACTGCAGCTTCATTTTCCTACCTTGATACATTATTTGATCTTAAAATTGAGGGTAGAAAATCGGCTCCTTCTAATCCTGAGCTCGTCACACTTTGCTCCGAGTTCTTGAATGGCGGAACCGACACTACCGGGACGGCAATTGAGTGGGCCATAGCTAGGATGGTCGAAAATCCTGATATTCAGACAAAATTATACAAAGAGATTAAAGGTGTAGTCGGTGATAGGAAGGTTGAGGAGAAGGACATGGAGCGCATGCCGTACTTAAACGCCGTCGTTAAAGAGTTGTTACGTAAGCATCCTCCCACGTACTTTTCCCTAACCCATGCAGTAATTGAGCCGGCCAAATTAGGTGGGTATGACATTCCAACAGATACAAATGTGGAAATTTTCTTGCCGACCATCGCGGAGGATCCAAAATTGTGGTCCGACCCAGCGAAGTTTGACCCGGACCGATTCCTCAGCGGTCGGGACGATGCCGACATAACCGGTGTCACCGGAGTGAAGATGGTGCCGTTTGGAGTTGGCCGGAGGATTTGTCCCGGGTTGGCCATGGCTACGGTGCATGTCAATTTGATGTTGGCCCGGATGGTTCAAGAATTCGAGTGGACTGCTTACCCGAAAGACAGTAAGGTggattttagtgagaaattgGAATTTACAGTGGTGATGAAGAATACTCTAAGAGCCCACGTCAAGCCAAGGATCTAA
- the LOC113730703 gene encoding RING-H2 finger protein ATL38 yields MMSSGTNLVMTVIGFAVSTMFIVFVCTRLICARIQLNASRRSFARAHRSDLSILERGLHGLEPVIFANFPTKKYGDNFFSSGENNQCTVCLADYHKEDTLRILPSCGHFFHAACIDIWLHQHSTCPVCRVSLRELTERKRFMQPLFSSAIRAQHTIQPANLNTHHSSNSHRLSSTPRESQRMQPSQDGCRHSERAGVEDRQSNPILNDDRQITKKSGNKEMESPSNA; encoded by the exons ATGATGTCTTCAGGGACAAATTTAGTGATGACAGTGATTGGATTTGCTGTGAGTACCATGTTCATTGTGTTTGTCTGCACAAGGCTTATTTGTGCTAGAATTCAATTGAATGCATCAAGGCGTTCTTTTGCTAGAGCCCATAGATCTGATCTTAGCATT TTGGAACGAGGGCTTCATGGGCTTGAACCTGTAATTTTTGCCAACTTCCCGACAAAGAAGTATGGTGATAACTTTTTCTCCTCGGGAGAAAATAATCA GTGCACAGTTTGCCTTGCTGATTATCACAAGGAAGACACATTACGGATATTGCCCTCATGTGGACATTTTTTCCATGCCGCATGCATTGACATATGGCTGCATCAGCATTCCACATGTCCAGTTTGTCGCGTTTCTCTGCGCGAACTTACTGAGAGAAAACGTTTTATGCAACCTTTGTTCAGTTCAGCCATCAGAGCTCAGCATACCATCCAACCTGCAAATCTAAATACTCACCATTCGTCAAACAGCCATAGACTATCATCGACGCCACGTGAGAGCCAGAGGATGCAACCCAGCCAGGACGGGTGTCGTCATTCTGAGAGAGCTGGGGTAGAAGATAGACAAAGCAACCCCATCTTGAATGATGATCGTCAAATAACTAAAAAGTCAGGAAACAAAGAGATGGAGAGCCCATCAAATGCTTAG
- the LOC113730705 gene encoding receptor-like protein kinase FERONIA, whose translation MYLNPVFGVTLYLYSYILLSFCDHHVIVFVNGGYKTPATATYDIGDVAINCGSVGNSAALDGREWIGEASSKFMPSLQPRGKSRSSTALQESSLSVDPVPYTTARISATPFYYTFQVSPGQKFIRLHFYPASYRGFEKSMDFFTVKAGPFTLLRDFSASYAADTSSVKYLVKEFCVNVEENRELNIVFSPSLSSKSRNTYAFVNGIELISIPTGLYHTLDGDLGARIVNLMNRFHVIDNSTALEVIQRLNIGGNSISPIEDFGMFRRWSEDANYLLEPAGVHQVSHLAKRIKYTNMPAFIAPPKLYQTSWKIERDARANKMHKLTWRIPADLGFGYLVRLHFSQFGAEMSTNEQREFRVVINNHIAEAKANVIEWSGGAAIPAYRDYLVKVKGETEGRNCDLLISLESFDVFVFGLLNGVEIFKLSNLENSLATPIPTFPERVLPSWNLKKQYVFLALGQGNFPVTSSMTILIILVNIAVFNLRQMWKEEFHQGKDTQTTTTEASYRCFSLSEIESATQNFNEAFVIGQGGFGKVYRGVIHETSEVVAIKRLKSKSKQGAHEFWTEVGTLSKLRHIHLVSLIGYCNESQKMILVYEYVPCGTLADNLYKNRRNKTAFVPLCWEQRLRICIGAARGLDYLHTGTEYGVIHRDVKDTNILLDENFVAKISDFGLSKLEKTSQSKSYVSTRVKGTLGYLDPYYFRTHQLTRKSDVFAFGIVLLVVLCGRPAMDTENLEQRSLLSCFQECISKGEIDEIIDRFLQGKVSPKSLKIFVKSIQNCLHNDPKERPTMAQVVVSLEDALKRQESTNVSVAEMATIPGDAHWDIGKPIKKKEPCYHFPIDDIRAATDNFSDRTVIMQDAFRKVHRGFLQNMQREVCIYWFKQKVEEEEVLKFGEQMEMLSQLRHPNLLSLLGYCYHENEMYLVFDYVGNRTLSSNLYRSREKGPLNWKCKLQICIGVAKALDYLHNGTQKTVIHMDLRPATILLDINCVPKVSNFGLSKIGHIDPWAKQSAAGVVSETLDHMCPEDISLGVQCLTEKSDVYSFGLVLLEVLCCRRSLSKNSLRDSVRRSIRTKTLHQIVNYLEGEVATACLAEYLKIAFSCLQVQAARRPSMDTVVEKLEFALQLQENAEATKPEVKGKGHDGFKLEDIYKQIPNLTSTKPKWKRPLLFSVCRE comes from the coding sequence ATGTACTTGAATCCAGTTTTTGGGGTTACTTTATACTTGTACTCCTACATCTTGCTCAGTTTTTGTGATCATCATGTTATAGTTTTCGTTAATGGCGGTTACAAAACCCCAGCAACTGCCACCTATGACATAGGTGATGTAGCTATAAACTGTGGCTCTGTTGGCAACTCAGCTGCACTTGACGGCCGTGAATGGATTGGAGAAGCATCCTCGAAGTTCATGCCTTCACTGCAACCAAGGGGCAAATCAAGAAGCTCAACTGCACTTCAAGAATCGTCATTGTCTGTTGATCCAGTTCCCTACACGACAGCAAGAATCTCTGCCACTCCATTCTACTATACATTTCAGGTCAGTCCAGGTCAGAAATTTATTCGCCTCCATTTTTACCCTGCTTCCTATCGAGGCTTTGAAAAGTCTATGGACTTTTTCACTGTTAAAGCTGGTCCATTCACCCTCCTAAGGGACTTTAGTGCTTCGTATGCCGCTGATACTTCAAGTGTCAAGTACCTTGTAAAGGAATTCTGCGTGAATGTAGAAGAAAATAGGGAATTGAACATCGTTTTTTCCCCCTCTCTGAGTAGCAAGTCAAGAAACACATATGCTTTTGTGAATGGTATCGAGTTAATTTCAATACCGACTGGTCTTTACCACACACTTGACGGTGATTTGGGTGCCCGCATTGTTAATCTGATGAATCGATTCCATGTCATCGACAATAGCACTGCACTTGAAGTGATTCAGAGGTTGAACATTGGCGGGAACTCTATCTCACCAATAGAGGATTTTGGCATGTTTCGAAGATGGAGTGAGGATGCTAATTACTTGCTAGAACCTGCTGGAGTTCACCAAGTGAGTCATTTGGCAAAGAGGATTAAATACACAAACATGCCAGCGTTCATTGCACCACCAAAACTTTACCAAACCTCCTGGAAAATAGAAAGAGATGCAAGAGCAAACAAGATGCACAAGCTTACATGGAGAATACCGGCAGATTTAGGCTTTGGATACTTGGTCAGGCTTCATTTTTCCCAGTTTGGAGCAGAGATGTCAACAAACGAGCAAAGGGAATTCAGAGTCGTCATAAACAATCATATAGCTGAGGCTAAGGCTAATGTGATCGAATGGAGTGGTGGCGCTGCGATCCCAGCATACAGGGATTATCTAGTCAAGGTGAAAGGAGAGACAGAAGGAAGGAATTGTGATCTCTTGATTTCCCTAGAGTCATTTGATGTGTTTGTTTTTGGACTTCTCAATGGAGTAGAGATCTTCAAGTTGAGCAACCTTGAAAACAGCCTTGCAACTCCAATCCCTACATTTCCAGAAAGAGTCTTGCCCTCTTGGAACCTGAAAAAGCAATATGTTTTCTTAGCTCTTGGCCAAGGCAACTTCCCAGTGACTAGTAGTATGACAATCCTCATTATTCTAGTCAATATAGCCGTCTTTAACTTGAGGCAGATGTGGAAAGAGGAATTTCACCAGGGAAAGGACACACAAACGACGACAACTGAAGCATCCTACCGTTGCTTTTCACTCTCCGAGATCGAATCAGCAACCCAAAACTTTAACGAGGCATTTGTTATTGGACAGGGTGGATTTGGTAAAGTGTACAGAGGAGTCATCCATGAGACTTCTGAGGTGGTTGCCATAAAGCGGTTGAAATCAAAATCCAAACAAGGAGCTCATGAGTTCTGGACTGAAGTTGGAACACTTTCCAAACTCCGGCACATACATCTTGTCTCTTTGATTGGTTACTGTAACGAATCCCAAAAGATGATCCTAGTGTACGAGTACGTGCCGTGCGGAACTCTTGCTGATAACCTGTATAAAAATCGTAGAAACAAGACAGCTTTTGTTCCTCTATGTTGGGAACAAAGGCTCAGAATCTGCATTGGTGCTGCTCGTGGACTTGACTATCTTCACACTGGAACAGAATATGGGGTCATACACCGAGATGTAAAGGATACAAACATCCTCTTGGATGAGAACTTTGTAGCTAAGATTTCTGATTTCGGGCTGTCCAAACTCGAAAAGACGAGCCAATCAAAGAGCTATGTGAGCACCCGAGTAAAAGGCACATTGGGTTATTTGGATCCATACTATTTTAGGACCCATCAACTGACAAGGAAAAGCGATGTATTTGCCTTTGGCATCGTTTTGCTGGTAGTTTTATGTGGGAGACCAGCAATGGATACAGAAAATCTGGAGCAACGGAGTCTTCTATCTTGCTTCCAAGAATGCATCAGCAAAGGAGAAATTGATGAGATTATTGATCGTTTTCTTCAGGGTAAAGTTTCACCAAAAAGTTTAAAGATCTTTGTGAAATCTATTCAAAATTGCTTGCACAACGACCCCAAAGAAAGACCTACAATGGCTCAAGTGGTGGTAAGCTTGGAAGATGCACTGAAAAGGCAAGAGAGTACTAATGTTTCTGTGGCAGAAATGGCAACCATTCCAGGGGATGCACATTGGGACATAGGGAAgccaataaagaaaaaagaaccttGCTATCATTTTCCAATTGATGACATCCGAGCAGCAACAGACAACTTCAGTGATCGTACTGTCATCATGCAAGATGCATTCAGGAAGGTGCATCGAGGTTTTCTGCAAAATATGCAAAGAGAAGTTTGCATTTACTGGTTTAAGCAAAAGGTAGAAGAAGAGGAAGTTCTAAAATTCGGCGAACAGATGGAGATGCTATCCCAACTGAGACACCCcaatttgctttccttgcttggGTATTGTTACCATGAAAATGAGATGTACCTTGTGTTTGATTACGTTGGCAATAGAACTCTCTCCAGCAATCTATACAGGAGTAGAGAAAAAGGTCCACTGAACTGGAAGTGTAAACTACAAATTTGCATTGGTGTAGCAAAAGCTCTAGATTACCTTCACAATGGTACCCAGAAGACAGTAATTCATATGGACCTCAGGCCAGCAACCATTCTGCTGGACATCAATTGCGTCCCAAAAGTTTCTAATTTTGGGCTGTCTAAAATAGGTCACATCGATCCCTGGGCAAAGCAGTCAGCAGCTGGGGTGGTCTCAGAGACACTGGATCATATGTGTCCTGAAGATATAAGCCTTGGTGTACAATGTTTAACGGAAAAATCAGATGTGTACTCATTTGGTTTGGTGTTGTTGGAAGTACTATGCTGCCGAAGGTCATTGAGCAAAAACAGTCTTCGAGACTCAGTTAGAAGAAGCATTAGAACCAAAACACTTCATCAGATAGTAAACTATCTGGAAGGTGAAGTTGCAACAGCATGTCTGGCTGAATATTTGAAAATTGCATTTAGCTGTTTGCAAGTTCAGGCAGCAAGACGGCCATCAATGGACACAGTCGTTGAGAAACTAGAGTTTGCACTGCAGTTACAGGAGAATGCAGAAGCAACAAAGCCAGAGGTGAAGGGGAAAGGTCATGATGGTTTCAAGTTGGAGGACATTTACAAGCAAATACCAAATCTTACTTCTACAAAGCCGAAATGGAAACGGCCACTTCTGTTTTCGGTTTGCCGAGAGTGA